In a genomic window of Roseiflexus castenholzii DSM 13941:
- a CDS encoding sigma-70 family RNA polymerase sigma factor, whose amino-acid sequence MIITNNDAGAMIATASDRKMAEHESDGALLERLRHGDEAAFEELFARHYATVYRVLYGLTGKREMAEDAAQETFLILYRRPPAPHQPLRPWLCRVALNTARNALRGERRDAMRIARLAQAPAAEDPSEAAERAEERDQVRAALATMPQRQAHLLLLRHAGLSYAEVAAVLNLAPGSVGTLLARAERAFVAAFTKEQTAATEEHSSGKQVQP is encoded by the coding sequence ATGATTATAACAAACAATGACGCGGGAGCGATGATAGCGACAGCGAGCGACCGGAAGATGGCGGAACACGAAAGCGATGGCGCGCTGCTCGAACGACTTCGACACGGCGACGAGGCGGCGTTCGAGGAACTCTTCGCGCGCCACTATGCCACGGTGTACCGCGTGCTCTATGGGCTGACCGGGAAGCGCGAGATGGCGGAGGATGCGGCGCAGGAGACGTTTCTCATCCTCTACCGGCGACCGCCGGCGCCCCATCAACCGTTACGCCCGTGGCTCTGTCGCGTGGCGCTCAACACCGCACGCAACGCGCTGCGCGGTGAACGGCGGGATGCCATGCGCATCGCACGATTGGCTCAGGCGCCCGCTGCCGAAGACCCTTCTGAGGCGGCGGAGCGCGCCGAGGAGCGCGATCAGGTGCGCGCTGCCCTGGCGACCATGCCGCAGCGCCAGGCGCACCTGTTGCTGCTGCGCCATGCCGGATTGTCGTATGCTGAAGTCGCCGCCGTGCTCAACCTCGCACCGGGTTCGGTCGGCACACTCCTCGCCCGCGCCGAACGCGCGTTTGTTGCGGCATTTACAAAGGAACAAACCGCCGCCACGGAAGAGCATTCGTCTGGAAAGCAGGTGCAGCCATGA
- a CDS encoding anti-sigma factor family protein, protein MTRCYDDGALRAGLDGELPAEALRAQHEHLAACPECRARRAALKSLADQASLLLNAAPPDVPVALAALRQHLDHERPASGGGRSSHPQSLQRSIPMTSTRVWRPWMGWAAALAVVIALLAFPPVRAIADQLLNVFRIQNVVFVPVTGERIEQLQQLNFDEQTLFIAPPKQTGGSSEVRAVASLSEAAALVGFTPAQPVLPRPSSSAEFAVTDRATFEFQVNVESARELLRLAGVNDVTLPDALGAAPIVAEMSPAVSARYVGDGYEAMLVQGVSPQVTLPDGVEMQQLGYAALRMLGMEPRQAATLAAQIDWRTTLVFPFPADINSLRQVTVGGSPGLLVSGEHDGERYQSLYWQRGERFYVLSGSGLTVETFLTMAESVR, encoded by the coding sequence ATGACCAGGTGCTACGATGATGGCGCATTACGCGCCGGGTTGGATGGCGAACTTCCAGCGGAGGCGCTGCGCGCGCAGCATGAACACCTGGCGGCGTGCCCGGAGTGCCGCGCGCGTCGCGCAGCGTTGAAGTCCCTGGCAGATCAGGCGTCCTTGCTGTTGAACGCAGCGCCGCCGGATGTCCCCGTCGCACTGGCTGCGCTGCGTCAGCATCTCGACCATGAGCGACCGGCATCGGGTGGCGGTCGCTCATCGCACCCCCAATCATTGCAAAGGAGTATTCCCATGACCTCAACACGAGTATGGCGTCCCTGGATGGGATGGGCGGCTGCGCTGGCAGTCGTCATTGCGCTGCTGGCATTTCCGCCGGTGCGCGCCATCGCCGATCAATTGCTGAACGTGTTCCGCATCCAAAACGTAGTTTTCGTTCCGGTTACGGGCGAACGGATAGAGCAGTTGCAGCAGCTCAACTTCGATGAGCAAACACTGTTTATTGCCCCGCCGAAGCAGACTGGCGGCTCGTCCGAAGTGCGCGCGGTCGCATCCTTAAGTGAAGCGGCGGCGCTCGTTGGGTTCACACCAGCGCAACCTGTGTTGCCCCGCCCATCATCGAGTGCAGAGTTTGCCGTAACTGACCGCGCGACCTTCGAGTTTCAGGTAAATGTCGAGTCGGCGCGTGAACTGCTCCGCCTGGCCGGCGTCAACGATGTCACGCTGCCGGATGCGCTCGGCGCAGCGCCGATTGTCGCCGAGATGTCCCCCGCTGTCAGCGCCCGCTACGTCGGCGACGGCTACGAGGCGATGCTGGTGCAGGGCGTCAGTCCGCAGGTGACGCTGCCCGATGGTGTGGAGATGCAACAACTGGGGTACGCCGCGCTGCGCATGCTCGGTATGGAGCCGCGTCAGGCAGCAACGCTTGCCGCGCAGATCGATTGGCGCACCACGCTGGTCTTCCCCTTCCCGGCGGATATCAACTCGTTGCGTCAGGTGACGGTCGGCGGTTCGCCGGGATTGCTGGTGAGCGGTGAACACGACGGAGAGCGATACCAGAGTCTCTACTGGCAGCGTGGTGAGCGTTTCTATGTGCTGTCGGGGAGCGGATTGACCGTCGAGACGTTCCTGACGATGGCGGAGTCGGTGCGATAG
- a CDS encoding ABC transporter ATP-binding protein, giving the protein MPDYVIETTGLRKVYGAKVAVADLTLQVPRGEVFAFLGPNGAGKSTAVKMLLGLVKPTEGDARVLGFAPADPRAMARIGFLPEHFRFHEWLQAHEFLDLHARLSSLPASVRQRRILEVLALVGLSEHAQRPLANFSKGMLQRIGLAQALIHEPELVFLDEPTSALDPFGRMLVRNIIRDLRAHGTTVFLNSHLLGEVELTCDRAAFIREGRVLRTLSLHDAAAGRVRVTLRVAGASNGLLTSLAALCANGSTPQETSPGMIELEVAGEDTLPQIAEHIVASGARLYALTPQRVSLEQLFLEIVGADDSGQ; this is encoded by the coding sequence ATGCCCGACTACGTGATTGAAACAACCGGTCTGCGCAAGGTCTACGGCGCGAAAGTCGCCGTCGCCGACCTGACACTCCAGGTGCCACGCGGCGAAGTCTTCGCCTTCCTGGGACCGAACGGCGCCGGGAAGAGCACAGCAGTCAAGATGCTCCTCGGATTGGTGAAGCCAACAGAGGGCGACGCGCGCGTGCTGGGCTTCGCCCCAGCCGATCCTCGCGCGATGGCGCGGATTGGTTTTCTGCCAGAGCACTTCCGCTTTCACGAATGGTTGCAGGCTCATGAATTCCTCGATCTGCACGCCCGCCTGAGCAGCCTCCCCGCATCGGTGCGGCAGCGGCGCATTCTCGAGGTGCTGGCGCTCGTTGGATTGTCTGAGCACGCGCAGCGTCCGCTTGCCAATTTCTCCAAAGGCATGCTCCAGCGCATCGGTCTGGCGCAGGCGCTTATTCACGAACCGGAACTGGTGTTTCTCGATGAGCCGACGTCGGCGCTCGACCCATTTGGGCGCATGCTGGTGCGCAATATCATTCGCGACCTGCGCGCCCATGGCACGACAGTGTTCCTCAACTCCCATCTGCTCGGCGAAGTCGAGTTGACGTGTGATCGGGCGGCATTCATCCGCGAAGGGCGTGTGCTACGCACCCTGAGCCTGCACGACGCCGCAGCCGGCAGAGTACGGGTGACGCTGCGAGTCGCAGGCGCGTCGAACGGGTTGCTGACATCTCTGGCGGCGCTCTGCGCCAACGGCAGCACACCGCAGGAAACGTCGCCAGGAATGATCGAACTGGAAGTCGCCGGTGAAGACACGCTGCCGCAGATCGCAGAGCATATCGTTGCGAGTGGCGCACGCCTCTATGCTCTCACACCACAGCGCGTCTCCCT